From a region of the Paenibacillus lutimineralis genome:
- a CDS encoding acetate/propionate family kinase, producing the protein MKLLVINAGSSSLKYQLYDMTDESVLAKGLVERIGMDSSILNHKATGKEEVTEVSEILEHTTAIRKVLDKLTDKEHGVLNSVEEIQAVGHRVVHGGEAFKGSALVTGDVKSEIRRLFDLAPLHNPPAILGINAAEKNMPGVPQVVAFDTAFHQTMDEKVYLYPIPKVLYKKHRVRRYGAHGTSHDYVSKVAAKYLNRPLEDLKIITCHIGNGASLTAVKDGKSMDTSMGLTPLEGLMMGTRSGDLDPAVVTFVMNKEELSISEVNSMLNKHSGLLAISGSSSDMRDITDGMAEGEPNSTLAFEMYEYRLRKYIGSYAAAMNGVDVIVFTAGVGENSVVVREKVCENLTYLGVEIDPELNKVRSGDPRRISTPNSKVEVLVIPTNEELMIARDTYRIVQENN; encoded by the coding sequence GTGAAATTGCTCGTAATTAATGCAGGTAGTTCATCTTTGAAATATCAATTGTATGATATGACCGATGAATCGGTATTGGCTAAAGGCCTGGTTGAACGGATTGGTATGGATTCCTCGATCCTGAATCATAAGGCAACAGGCAAAGAGGAAGTTACTGAAGTTAGTGAAATCCTCGAGCATACAACGGCTATCCGTAAAGTGCTTGACAAATTGACCGATAAAGAGCACGGCGTTCTGAACTCCGTAGAAGAGATTCAAGCTGTAGGCCACCGCGTCGTTCATGGCGGAGAAGCGTTCAAAGGTTCTGCGCTTGTTACGGGCGATGTAAAATCGGAAATCCGCCGTCTGTTCGACTTGGCCCCTCTTCATAATCCGCCAGCTATTCTGGGTATTAATGCAGCGGAGAAGAATATGCCTGGGGTACCTCAGGTTGTTGCCTTCGATACAGCTTTCCATCAGACGATGGACGAGAAGGTATATCTGTATCCGATCCCGAAAGTATTATATAAGAAGCACCGGGTTCGTCGTTATGGAGCCCACGGTACATCTCATGACTATGTGAGCAAGGTAGCGGCAAAGTACTTGAACCGTCCGCTCGAAGATCTGAAGATCATCACTTGTCATATCGGAAACGGCGCTAGCTTAACAGCTGTCAAAGACGGTAAGTCTATGGACACTTCTATGGGCCTAACACCACTTGAAGGCCTCATGATGGGAACTCGCAGTGGTGATCTCGATCCAGCTGTCGTTACGTTTGTCATGAACAAAGAAGAGCTCTCGATTAGCGAAGTTAACTCGATGCTGAACAAGCATAGTGGTCTGCTTGCGATCTCGGGAAGCAGTAGTGATATGCGCGATATTACTGATGGTATGGCTGAAGGCGAGCCAAACTCAACATTGGCGTTTGAAATGTATGAATACCGTCTACGCAAGTATATCGGGTCTTATGCAGCAGCGATGAACGGCGTTGATGTAATTGTGTTTACAGCAGGTGTAGGGGAGAACTCTGTAGTCGTCAGAGAGAAGGTATGTGAGAACCTGACTTACCTCGGTGTTGAGATTGACCCAGAATTGAACAAGGTACGTTCCGGAGATCCGCGCCGTATTTCTACGCCGAATTCGAAGGTGGAAGTATTGGTTATTCCGACCAACGAGGAATTGATGATTGCGCGTGACACGTACCGCATCGTTCAGGAGAATAACTAG
- the asnS gene encoding asparagine--tRNA ligase yields the protein MANKSVIRQVGEHVGETVVIGSWLNNKRSSGKIQFLQLRDGTGYIQGVVVKSEVGEEVWEKAKSLTQESSMYVTGVIREEPRSQSGYEMTVTDIEIIHLTENYPITPKEHGVDFLMDHRHLWLRSPKQRAVMVIRAEIIRAIQEFFNTNGFTKMDPPILTPTSAEGTTNLFHTKYFDEDAYLTQSGQLYMEAAAMALGKVYSFGPTFRAEKSKTRRHLIEFWMIEPEMAFTDHEESLIVQENFVTHVVQSVLKNCRLELETLDRDISKLENIKAPFPRISYDDAIEYLHTQGFDIPWGEDFGAPHETAIAERYDKPVFITNYPAGIKAFYMKPDPNRPEVVLCADMIAPEGYGEIIGGSQRIDDPELMEERFKEHNLSPETYQWYMDLRRYGSVPHSGFGLGLERTVAWVCGLEHVRETIPFPRMLYRLYP from the coding sequence ATGGCGAACAAAAGCGTGATTCGTCAAGTTGGCGAGCATGTTGGCGAGACTGTCGTCATTGGCAGCTGGCTCAATAACAAACGTTCCAGCGGCAAAATTCAGTTTTTGCAGCTTCGCGACGGTACTGGATATATCCAGGGCGTTGTCGTGAAGAGCGAAGTGGGTGAAGAGGTATGGGAGAAGGCCAAGAGTCTGACCCAGGAATCCTCCATGTATGTTACCGGAGTTATTCGTGAAGAGCCTCGCAGTCAATCCGGCTACGAGATGACAGTAACGGATATTGAGATTATTCATTTGACAGAGAATTACCCAATTACGCCGAAAGAGCACGGAGTAGACTTCCTGATGGACCACCGTCATCTATGGCTGCGTAGTCCGAAGCAGCGCGCGGTTATGGTCATTCGTGCAGAGATTATCCGCGCGATTCAGGAGTTCTTCAACACGAACGGATTTACAAAAATGGATCCGCCAATCTTGACTCCGACCTCGGCGGAAGGAACAACCAATCTGTTCCATACAAAATATTTCGATGAGGATGCCTATCTGACACAGAGCGGCCAGCTCTATATGGAAGCAGCAGCGATGGCACTCGGTAAAGTATATTCCTTTGGACCGACATTCCGGGCTGAGAAGTCGAAGACTCGTCGTCATTTGATCGAGTTCTGGATGATTGAACCGGAGATGGCGTTCACGGACCACGAGGAAAGCCTCATTGTACAGGAGAATTTCGTTACTCACGTTGTTCAATCGGTATTGAAGAACTGCCGTCTTGAACTGGAGACACTAGACCGCGATATCTCCAAGCTGGAGAATATCAAGGCGCCTTTCCCTCGCATTTCGTATGATGATGCGATCGAATACTTGCATACGCAAGGCTTCGATATTCCATGGGGCGAAGATTTCGGAGCGCCGCATGAGACTGCGATTGCTGAACGCTATGACAAACCGGTGTTCATTACGAACTATCCGGCAGGCATCAAAGCATTCTATATGAAGCCTGACCCTAACCGGCCTGAAGTTGTATTGTGCGCTGATATGATCGCACCTGAAGGCTATGGCGAGATTATCGGGGGATCGCAACGGATCGATGATCCAGAATTGATGGAAGAACGTTTCAAGGAGCATAATTTGTCTCCAGAAACTTATCAATGGTATATGGATTTGCGTAGATATGGTTCTGTACCGCATTCCGGCTTTGGTCTTGGCTTGGAACGTACGGTGGCTTGGGTTTGCGGACTCGAGCATGTTCGTGAGACGATTCCGTTCCCACGGATGCTGTATCGCTTATATCCATAA
- a CDS encoding DnaD domain-containing protein, with protein sequence MNDSWKVWSKGISFGLEAAMVNIPHVLFVHYRQLHLDEMEVMLLVQLLSFKQVEYNDFPSIDQLELRMGTAPGGLSPVIRRLMKEGWLSIDDFMDEATGIQSERYNLSGMYEKLGKCLAEQRAAGRQAEAQVSAPAPKEEEQRNLFVIFEKEFARPLSPMECETISGWVDQDGYPEDLILLALKEAVFAGKVHFRYIDRILLEWSRNRVKTVEDAKAHIQKFRTGSR encoded by the coding sequence ATGAACGATAGCTGGAAAGTATGGTCCAAAGGGATTTCCTTCGGACTTGAGGCGGCAATGGTGAATATTCCTCATGTTCTGTTCGTCCATTACCGGCAGCTCCATTTAGATGAAATGGAAGTCATGCTGCTCGTTCAGCTGCTTTCATTTAAGCAGGTGGAGTATAATGATTTTCCTTCTATCGATCAACTGGAGCTGCGGATGGGCACTGCGCCTGGCGGGCTCTCCCCTGTCATCAGACGGCTGATGAAGGAAGGCTGGCTTAGTATCGATGACTTCATGGATGAGGCTACCGGGATTCAATCGGAGCGTTACAATCTATCGGGGATGTATGAGAAGCTAGGGAAATGTCTGGCAGAGCAGCGTGCCGCCGGGCGGCAGGCTGAAGCGCAAGTCTCGGCACCTGCGCCGAAGGAGGAAGAGCAACGTAACTTATTCGTTATTTTCGAGAAGGAATTTGCTCGTCCGCTGTCGCCGATGGAATGTGAGACGATCTCCGGCTGGGTGGATCAGGACGGTTATCCGGAGGATTTGATCCTGCTGGCTCTAAAGGAAGCGGTATTTGCCGGCAAGGTTCATTTCCGCTACATCGACCGGATTCTACTGGAATGGAGCCGCAATCGCGTCAAGACGGTAGAGGATGCGAAGGCCCATATTCAGAAGTTCCGTACCGGGTCCCGCTGA